The Herbaspirillum sp. DW155 genomic interval CCGAATTGGCAATGGCCACGGTGCGCGCGGCCACCAGCGGCTCGGCCATGACCAGCTTGGCGGCCAGTTCCAGATGGCATTCCGGGTCGGCCAGGGCCTTTTGCAGCTTGAGCGAAGCGCTGACGTTGGCCGGGAATACCAGCTCGCCACGGCCCGCCTGCGAGGCGATATTGCGAAAGATTTCCAGTCTGTCCATGTTATCTCCAGCCTCCAGGGCGCCATCGTCGATGGCTAGGGTTGCCGATTTGCCGCGCTGCCAGCGGGTCTGGCCCGATGGCGCGCCGCCTCTGTCCTGCTTGTTTGCTGATTCTTCGTGGTTTCTTCTGGGTTATCGGCAGAATTCATCCGGATTTGATGTCATATGAATTTGTTTTTCCGGACTGCGCTTGGCTTGAGCTTAAAGGACAACGCCGGGGGCCGCAATAGAGGGCCGGCTACCGGCAAAACAAGGCGCCGGCAAGCGCAACCGGCATTTGCCCTGCAGGGCGCACTCGGCTAGCATAGCGCCTTTGCCGCAGGGGCCCCTGGTCGCCTGCCCCATGCTTCAACCGCCCGCCACGCATCCATGTCTCCAGACGAATACTGCCAGCAGAAGGCCGCCGCCAGCGGTTCCAGTTTCTATTACAGCTTCCTGTTCCTGCCGCCCCAGCGCCGGCTGGCGATCACGGCGCTGTACGCCTTTTGCCGCGAGGTCGACGATACCGTCGATGAAATCGAGGATGCGATGGTGGCCCGCACCAAGCTGATGTGGTGGCGCAAGGAAATCGCCGCCATGCTGGAAGGCCAGCCGACCCACCCGGTCACCAAGGCCCTGCATCCGCACGTGGCCACCTACCAGTTGAAGGGCGAACACCTGCAAGCCATCATCGATGGCATGGAAATGGACCTCGACCAGACCCGCTACCTCGACTATCCCGGCCTGCAGCGCTACTGCTGGCATGTGGCCGGCGTGGTGGGCGTGCTCTCGGCCAGCATCTTCGGCCATACCCAGCCCGGCACCCTGCTCTTCGCCGAAAAGCTGGGACTGGCCTTCCAGCTCACCAACATCATCCGCGACGTCGGCGAGGATGGCCGCAAGGGCCGCATCTATCTGCCCGTCAACGAATTGCAGCAATTCAACGTGACCGCCGCCGACATCCTCAACGCCCGCCACAGCGAGCGCTTCGAGGCACTGATGAAGTTCCAGGTCGAGCGCGCCCAGGCCGTCTATGACGAAGCCTTCGCCCTGCTGCCCAAGGAGGACCGCCGCGCCCAGCGCCCCGGTCTGATGATGGCGGCCATCTACCGCACCCTGCTCGACGAGATCGCCCGCGACCGCTACCAGGTGCTCAACCAGCGCATCTCGCTCACGCCCATCCGCAAGCTCTGGCTGGCCTGGAAGACCTATGTCTTCGGCTGACCGGGCAGCCTTGGCATGATCAACGCCCCGCGCCATTACGCCGTCATCGGCGCCGGCTGGGCCGGCTGTGCGGCCGCCGTGGCGCTGGCGGCGGGCGGCCATCGGGTGAGCCTGTTCGAGGCCGCACGCACCCTCGGTGGACGTGCGCGGCGCGTAGAACTGGACGACCGCGTGCTGGACAACGGCCAGCACATCCTGCTGGGCGCCTATCGCGCCACGCTGGCGCTGATGAAGCAGGTCGGCGTCGATCCCGCCAGCGCCTTGCTGCGCCTGCCCTTGCAGATGCGCTATCCGCTGGCCGCTGGCGGCGAGGGCATGGATTTCCTCGCCCCGCGCCTGCCTGCGCCCTGGCACGTGGCCGTGGCGCTGCTGCGGGCCAAAGGACTGGCGCGCGAAGACAAGATGGCGCTGGCGCGCTTTTCCACCACGGCGCGCTGGATGGGCTGGCAATTGCATCAGGATTGCAGCGTGGCCGAGCTGCTGGAGCGCTATGAGCAGACGCCGCGCCTGATTCGCCTGATGTGGCGTCCGCTGTGCATCGCCGCGCTGAACACGCCGCCCGAACGCGCCTCGGCGCAAGTCTTCCTGAACGTGCTGCGCGACAGCCTGGGCGCGCGCCGTGCGGCCTCCGACATGCTGATCCCGCGCCTGGACCTGGGCGCCCTGCTGCCCGACGCCGCTGCCGCCTACCTGGGCCAGCGCGGCGGGCTGGTGCAGGCCGGCGTGGCCGTGGCGCGCCTGCTGCCGGGCAATGACGCGGGCAACTGGCGGCTGGAAGACCGCGCCGCCGAAAGCCTGGGCGAATTCGCCGGGGTGGTGCTGGCCACCGGCCCCGAGGCCGCCGCGCAATTGCTGGAAGGTCTGCACGACACCACCCTGCTGCGCGCGCTGGACCACGAACCCATCACGACCTGCTATCTGCAGTACCCGCCCGGGCTGCGCCTGCCCGCGCCCTTTCTGGCCCTGGCGGACGATCCGCAAGCCCAGGCCTGGGGCCAGTTCGTCTTCGACCGCGGACAACTGGGCGGTGAAGCGGGCTTGCTGGCCGTGGTTGTCAGTGCCGCCGGTCAGGCCATCGCGGATGGCCATGCGGCCCTGACCGAAGGCATCACCCGCCAGCTGGCGCACGACTTCGGCAATCCGGCCCTGGCCACGCCCGGCTGGAGCCGGGTCATCACCGAAAAACGCGCCACCTTCGCCTGCACACCGGGCTTGCAGCGTCCCCACAATACCGGCATGCCCGCCGGGCTGGCCCTGGCCGGGGACTACGTGGCCGGCGACTATCCGGCCACGCTGGAAGGCGCCGTGCGCAGCGGCCAGGCGGCGGCGCGGCTGCTGGCGGCCTAAGGCCGTAAAATTTTCATGGATGGCGGCAAAGGGATTCACCCCAGCCGCCGCGGGTATGCACTAGCATAACGGGCAGTCTGCAATCCCCATGTCCGCAGTCCCAAGAACACCACCATACAAGGCGGCCCCGGCCGCACCCTATAACAACGGAGAAAAAACACCATGCCGGTCATGACCTGTGTCGAAGACTTCCGCCTGCTGGCCAAGAAGCGCGTCCCCAAGGCGTTCTACGATTACGCCGACAGCGGCTCCTACACCGAGAGCACCTATCGCGCCAACAGCCGTGATCTGGCGGCCCTGAAGCTGCGCCAGCGCGTGGCCATCAACGTCGACGAACGCAGCACCCGCACCACCATGATCGGCCACGACGTCACCATGCCCGTCGCCATCGCCCCGACCGGCCTGACCGGCATGCAATGGGCCAATGGTGAGATGCTGGGCGCCATCGCCGCCGAAAAGTTCGGCATTCCCTTCACCCTGTCCACCATGAGCATCTGCTCCATCGAGGACGTGGCCAGCGTGACCACCAAGCCGTTCTGGTTCCAGCTCTACGTGATGCGTGACCGTGGCTTCGTGAAATCCCTGATCGACCGCGCCAAGGCCGCCAGGTGCTCGGCCCTGGTGCTCACGCTGGACCTGCAGATCCTCGGGCAGCGCCACAAGGATCTCAAGAATGGCATGTCGGTGCCGCCCAAGCTGACCCTGGACACCCTGCTGGACCTGGCCAGCAAGCCCGGCTGGGCACTGCGCGCGCTGGGCGGCCGCAAGACCTTCGGCAACCTGGCCGGCCACATCAAGGGCGGCGAAGGCGCCGGCGGCGTGCAGACCCTCTCCAAGTGGACCGCCAGCCAGTTCGACCCGACCCTGAACTGGGATGACGTGGCCTGGATCAAGCAGCAATGGGGCGGCAAGCTGATCCTGAAGGGCATCCTCGATGTGGAAGATGCCAGGTTGGCCGTTCAGAGCGGCGCCGACGCCATCGTGGTCTCCAACCACGGCGGGCGCCAGCTCGATGGCGCCATGTCGTCCATCGAAGCCCTGCCGGCCATTGCCCAGGCCGTGGGTGACCAGATCGAAGTCTGGTTCGACGGCGGCATCCGCTCCGGCCAGGATGTGTTGAAGGCGGTTGCGCTGGGTGCGCGCGGCACCATGATCGGCCGCGCCTTCCTCTACAGCCTGGGCGCCATGGGCGGCGAAGGCGTATCGCAGATGCTGGAGATCATGCGCAAGGAGCTTGACGTCAGCATGGCCCTGACCGGTACCAAGGACATCAAGGACGTCGGCCCGCACATTCTGGTGCGCTGAACCTGCCCCGCAAAGCAAACGTCCCGGTCCACCGCAAGGTGGCCGGGACGTTTGCTTTGCCGGATCAGCGTACCGAGCGATTACGGGCGCGGTTTCTGGCTGAGCACGTCGATCACGCCATCCTGCCCGTAGCGACGGGCCAGGTCCATGGCGGTGAGGCCATCCTTGTTCTTCAGCGTCAGGTCGGCGCCGTTGTCGCGCAGCACTTCGACCGCCGCCACCCGCCCGCGCATGGCGGCCAGCATGACGGGGGTCATCTTGTCATCGGGCGATTCGGCATCGACATAGGCCGAGGCATCCAGCAGCAGCTTGACGATCTCGGAGCTGCCGTTGATGGCGGCGTAATGCAGTGCCGTCCAGCCGGGGCGGTTGACCTGCACCTCGCGCGAGAGCAGCAGCTTGACCACCGGGATATTGCCGTAGAAGGAGGCCAGCATCAGCGGCGTATCGCCATTGATGGCCTGGGCTTCCAGGTTGACGTCGGGGGCGTTGACCAGCACGTCGAAGGCCTTCATCGAATCTTCGCGGATGGCCAGCATGAGGCCGGTATAACCGCGCTTGGGCTCGATCAGGTTGGGGCCCATGCCGCGCTGCATGAGCTGCTTGAGGAAATAGACGTTATCCATGCGGATGGCCTGGAAGTAATCTTCATAGGCCCCCGCACGCGCCGCTCCCGGCAGCAGCAGCGAAGTATAGAGCACGATGCGGCCGATACCGCCGAAGCGGGCGCGCAGCTTTTCCAGCAGGGTCATGGCTTGATTCCGAACAACGTGAAGAAATTTTCAGAGGTCTGGCGCGCCACCTCGGCCGCCGGGATACCGCGCAGGTCGGCGATGAATTCTCCGACGTGGCGCACGTAACCCGGCTCGTTGGTCTTGCCCCGGAAGGGCACCGGCGCCAGGTAGGGGGAATCGGTCTCGATCAACATGCGCTCCAGCGGAATGGTGCGCGCCACCTGCTGCAAGTCCTTGGCCGACTTGAAGGTGACGATGCCCGAGAACGAGATGTAGAAGCCCAATTCAATGGCCGCATCGGCCACCGCCTGGGATTCCGTAAAGCAATGCATGACGCCCGCGACCCCGCCTGCCTGCGGGCTGGCACCTTCTTCCTGCAGGATACGGATGGTGTCTTCCGATGCCGAGCGGGTATGGATGATGAGCGGCTTGCGGGTGGCGCGCGAGGCGCGGATGTGGGTACGGAAGCGCTCGCGCTGCCATTCCAGATCGCCCTGCAGGCGGTAGTAATCCAGCCCGGTCTCGCCGATGGCGACGATACGCGGATGGTCGGCCAGGCGGATCAGTTCTTCCAGCGAGGGTTCGGGGGTCTCTTCGTAATCCGGATGCACGCCGACCGAGGCGTAGACGTGGGGATACTGCTCGGCCAGAGCCAGCACCTGCGGGAAGTCCGGCAGGTCCACCGACACGCACAGGGCATGGCTGACCTGGTTCTCGGCCATCTTGCCGAAGATCTCCGGCAAACGTGCGGCCAGGTCGGGAAAATTGATGTGGCAATGGGAATCGATATACATGGCCGCTATTGTAAAGCCATGCCGACAGGCTGTCGCCCCTGCTTGCCAGCCTTACTTTTCGTTACCGGGGTCGCCGGCCTGCGCTCAGCGCGCCACCGGCCGCTTGGCCAGCTTGCGCTGCAGGGTGCGGCGGTGCATGTTCAGCGCCCGGGCGGTCGAGGAGATATTGCCTTCATGCTCGGCCAGCACGCGCTGGATGTGCTCCCATTCCAGGCGTTCCAGCGACAGCGGCGAGGCTTCTTCCACCGGCAGCACCGGCTCGGCAACGGCCTCGCCTTCAGCGGCATGCGACAAGGCCGACAGGATGGAATCCACATTGGCCGGCTTGGCCAGGTAATTGTCGGCGCCGGACTTGATGGCCTGTACCGTGGTGGCGATGCTGGCATAGCCGGTCAGCACCAGCAGGCGGGCCTGCGGCAGCGCCTGGCGCAGCGGCGCGACCCATTGCAGGCCGGAATCCTTTTCCAGCTGCAGGTCGATGGTGGCATAGTCGAAACGCTCGCGGCGCGCGGCCTCCAGCGCCTCTTCGCCGGTATGCGCGACGGTGGCGCGAAAACCGCGCCGGGCCAGCGAACGCGCCAGCGTGCCGGCAAAGACGTCGTTGTCATCGAGGATCAGGAAGGCGGCACTCATCAGCGACTCGGCAAAAGAAATAAACGAACTCAAATACGAAATCAATCAACACAAGGGAAAGCGCAACTGCGCCACCGTCCCCTGCCCCGTTGCGGAGCGCAGCTTCAGCTTGCCGCCCAGGTGGGTGGCACTGGCAAACGCCAGCATCAATCCAATGCCCGATCCCCCCGAACTGCTGGCCACCGGGCCGTGGCCCAGGCGCTGCAACAATTCGGGGGCAATACCCTGACCATTGTCGGAGACTTCGATGACGGCCATCTTTTTACCCATCCTTGCGGACGTGGCCTCAGACGACTCGGCCGGCGTCAGGCGGATCCGGATCTCCCCCTGATGGCCGAGGCCGCGTACGGCATGCGCCGCGTTATCCAGCAGCGTCAGCAGAATCTGCGACAGGTCTTGCAGCTGGCTGGCCATCCAGCCCGGCTGGTGGACCTCGGCCACCAGCAGCACGGCCGGATGCCGCAGGCGCCAGCCTTCCAGCAACGTGGTCAGCCAGGGCGTGATGGCGGCGCTGTCTTCATTGCGGATCTGGGCATCGGCATCCAGGCGCATGTTTTCCAGCGCCGCCTTGCAGACCGCGATCTGCTCTTCGACGATGCGCAATTCTTCATCGTAGGGTGCCAGCGATGGATTGTCGGCCATCTCCCGCCGCAGTTCGCCGGCGATCACGGCCATGGTGGACAAGGGCGTATTGAGCGCATGCGCAGCCCCGGCCGCCTGGGTGCCCAGCGCCACGATGCGGTGGCTCTGCAACTGCCGCTCGCGCGCCTGGGCCAGCTGGCCGTCGCGCAAGCGCACGGCGGCCGCGATGCGGCTGACGAACCAGGTGATGAGCAGCGCCGAGATCGAGAAGTTGATCCACATCCCGGCCAGGTGGTAGGCCATGGCCTGACCATGATCGTGGATGTGCAAGGGCTGGTAGAAATACACCAGTCCCGAATAAGCACCCAGCGCACACAAGGCCAGCAGCAAGGCATACGGCCAGGCCAGCGTGGCCGCGCCGGCCGCCAGCGCAGGCAGGTAGAAGGAGACGAAGGGATTGGTCGAGCCACCCGAGAAATACAGCAGCGCGGTCAGCACCGTCACATCCAGCAGCAATTGCAGGAACAGTTCCGGCTGCTCGGCCGGCCGCACCCAGCGCAGGCGCAGCCAGGTGGCACCGTTGATGAGCGCCTGCACACCGATCAAGCCCAGCAGGGCCGTCAACGGCAAGGCGATGTGCAGCCAGGCATGGGCGCCCGCCAGCACCACCAGCTCGCCGGCCACCATGGCCCAGCGCAGCCAGAACAGGCGCGACAGCAGCAGGTGCTGAGGCTGCTTCACCTGATCGGCCACCGGAATGAAGAAAGAAGTCAGGGACGTCATGGCCGGGATTATACGGTCCCGCACGCCCCTTGCCGCCAGGCGCGGCGATTTGACGCATGGACGCATGGCCGCCGGCCTGCGCGGCCTCAGTCAAACAGGCGGGCGTAATCGATCAGCATTTCTTCGATGAACAGCTTGGCCGACAGCGGGTGATCAGCGATGGCGCGGCGCTCGCCCATGCCGCGCAATGCCTTGGACAGCGCCAGCGCATCGACCCGCTCGGCCAGTCTGCCCAGCTCCTTGCCATAGCGCGGGTAGTAACGCACCACGCCCGCCGACTTCAGCGACAGCAGATCATAGAGCCAGCGCTGTACCCAGCCGACCAGATCGGCGGCGGGCGTCTTCTGCAGCTTGTCGGCGGCGCGCAGGGCGCCATCGATGCCGGGCTGGGCCAGCTGGCGCAACAATTCATCGAGCGCCTCGCGTCCTTCGCCCTGGGCCGCTTCCAGCGCCGCCAGGGGAGCACCGCCCTGCTCGGCCAGCCAGGCATCGGCATCCTTGACGCCTTGCTGCCTGAGCCAGGCCAGCGCCTCGTCATGGCCGGGCGCGGTCAGTGCAAACTTGCGGCAGCGCGAGAGGATGGTCGGCAAGAGGCGGTCCAGGCGATTGGACAAGAGCAGGAACATGGTGCCCGGCGGCGGTTCTTCCAGCGTCTTGAGCAAGGCATTGGCCGCCGCCGTGTTGAGCGCTTCGGCCGGATAGAGCATCACCACGCGCAATCCCGAGCGGTGGGTAGAAACGTTCATGAAATCGGCCAGCGCACGGATCTGGTCGATCTTGATGTCCTTGGAGGGGGCCTTGCTGGCCTTGGCGGTTTTCTTTTCTTCACCTGCCTCGTCATCGGCCACGTCGTCGTCCAGCACTTCCGGGCGCACGCGCCGGTAGTCCGGGTGATTCGATTGCGAGAACCAGTTGCAGGACGCACACACGCCGCAGGCATGAGCCTGGGGCGTAGGCGATTCGCACAGCAGGGACTTGGCGAAAGCTTCGACGAACTGCGTCTTGCCGGTGCCGGCCGCACCATAGAACAGGAGCGCATGGGGCAGTCGCTCGCGCAATTGCTGCAACTGGCGCCAGCTCTCGCCCTGCCAGGGCAGCAGCGCCTCGGAAGAAGTCACGGACATGCGGCCTCCCTCACAGCGCGGCCACGATGGCGCGCAGTTCTTCCTGGATCACGGCGATGGGCCGGGTGGAATCGATGAGACGGAAGCGCTGCGGAAACTGGGCGGCGCGGCGCAGGTATTCGGCGCGGGTGTTGGCGAAGAAATCGGCCTTTTCCTGCTCGAACTTGTCCAGCGTGCGCTCGGCATCCAGGCGCGCGCGCGCCACTTCCAGCGGCACGTCGAAGAGCAGCGTCAGATCCGGTTGCAGATGGGGATGGACCCACTGTTCGAGGCTGTCCAGCTTGTCCAGCGCCAGCTTGCGGCCACCGCCCTGGTAAGCGAAGGTGGCATCGGTGAAGCGGTCGGAAATGACCCAATCGCCCCGCGCCAGCGCCGGTTCGATCACCTGCGCCAAGTGTTCCCGGCGCGAGGCAAACATCAGCAGGGCTTCGGTTTCCAGATGCATCTTGTGATGCAGGACCAGCTCGCGCAGGCGCTCACCCAGGTCGGTGCCGCCGGGTTCACGGGTGGCCACCACCGACAGGCCGCGCGCGCGCAGCAGCTCGGTGACGAAAGGAATATGGGTCGACTTGCCGGCGCCGTCGATGCCTTCGAAGGTAATGAATTTGCCTGATGCCATGAAGGAATCGCGCCTCACTAAAACGGTAAAAAAGAATGCCGGCTCAACGCTGGTAGCGGTTGACGGCCTGGTTGTGCTCGGTCAGGTTGCTGGAGAAATGGCTGGTGCCATCCCCGCGCGCCACGAAGTATAAGGCCTCGGTCTTGTCCGGATTGAGCGCGGCGGCCAGCGAGGCGGCACCGGGCAGTGCAATCGGCGTGGGCGGCAGGCCGGCGCGGGTGTAAGTGTTGTAGGGGGTGTCGGTCAACAGGTCGACCTTGCGGATCTTGCCCTGATAGCGATCCCCCATGCCATAGATCACGGTCGGATCGGTCTGCAGCAGCATGCCGGTGCGCAGGCGATTGACGAAGACGCCCGCCACCATCCCGCGCTCGGACTTCTGACCAGTTTCCTTCTCGACGATGGAGGCCATGATGAGCGCTTCATAGGGCGTGCGATAGGGCAAGGACAGGTCGCGCCGCGCCCAGGCTTCGTTGAGTTTCTTGCTCATCAGGGCGAAGGCCTGCTTGTAGACCTGCATATCGCTGGCCCCCTTGGCGAAGAGATAGGTATCGGGGAAGAACAGGCCTTCCGGATAGGTGTATTCGCTGGTCAGCTTGGCCAGGATCTGCTGGTCGGTCCAGCTGCTGGTGTCGTGCTTGAGGGAGGGCTGGTCGGCGATGGCTTTGCGCATCTGCTTGAAGGTCCAGCCTTCGATGATGGTCAGCGCTTCCTGGGCAAATTCGCCGCGCACCAGTTGCAGCAGCAGGCGCTGCGGCGTGTAGCCGGGCTTGATCTCGTAGCTGCCGGCCTTGATGCGCGCACCGTCACCGGACAATCGCGCATACAGCGCAAAAAGGTCGGGATTGACCGGCACCCCGGCCGCAGCGATCTGCTGGGCGGCACCCGACACGCCGGCACCGGGCGTGATGGTGAAGGCGATCACCTGGCCTTCGGACGGCACGATGGGCTGCTTGCTCCAGTACACGCCAGCGGCGACCACCAGCGCGGCCAGCACGAACAATGTTGCCAATAACTTCTTCATACCAGATGCCAAATTCCTGTCGCTCCGACGCGATTTTTCGGAGATCACTATAATCGAGGCATCAATGATAATCGCTGGCACGACAGTTGCCTAATTTGCCGGACAGACCGACCTGGCAAGACGTAATCCGTAAAAGATTTCCTATGACAGAAATGACCTCCCCCAGCTCCGGCTGGCATGACTTCCTGGCGCAACAAGGCGCCCAGTTCGACGCCGAGAGTGCCGACGTCACCGGCTTCGGCCCAACGGCCCCCGCACCGCAAAGCCTGGCCAGCTTCATGGCCCCGCTGACCACGCTGGGCCTCATCGCCGCGACCGGCGAAGACGCCGCCAGCTTCCTGCACGGCCAGCTCACCAATGATGTGCAAAAGCTCGATACCAGCGCGGCGCGCCTGGCCGGCTACTGCTCTCCCAAGGGGCGCCTGCTGGCCACTTTCCTGATGTGGCGCGACGAGCAGGCCATCTGGCTGCAACTGCCGCGCAGCCTGCAGGCGTCGGTCCAGAAACGTCTGCAGATGTTCGTCCTGCGCGCCAAGGCCAAACTGGCCGATGCCGGTGCCGAACGCGCCGTGCTCGGTCTGGTGGGCCCGGCCACCGCCAATGCGCTGGCCGAGTGGTTCCCGGTATTGCCCGCGGCCCCTTACGACAAGATCGACAACAGCCACGGCACCCTGATCCGCCTGGCCGATGCCGTTGAAAGCCCGCGCTATCAATGGATCGCCGCACCCGACACGTTGATGGCGGCCTGGCCCAGGCTGGCCCAGCATCTGACCCCGGCCGCAGGCACGGCCTGGCGTCTTTCGGAGATCCGGGCGGGCGTGCCCGGCATCGTGGCCGCCACCCAGGAGCAGTTCGTGCCGCAGATGGTCAATTTCGAACTGATCGGCGGGGTCAACTTCAAGAAGGGCTGCTATCCCGGCCAGGAAATCGTGGCGCGCAGCCAGTACCTGGGCAAGCTCAAGCGCCGCACCCTGCTGGCCACCATCGCCAGTGCCGCTGCCCGCGCCGGCCAGGAAGTCTTCGCTGCAGCCGATCCCGGCCAGCCCTGCGGCATGGTGGTCAATGCCGAAGCACTGGACGAGGGCCATGCGCTGGCCCTGGTAGAAATGAAGCTGGCCGCCGCCGAGGACGCCGTGCACCTGGGCGCCGCCGATGGCCCTGCCCTGCATTTCCATGCCCTTCCCTATGAGCTGGCCGATCCGCAATAAGCGGCGGGCAGCACAGCAGCCATAGGGGGGAAGCCATGGATCTCTACATTTATTATCGGGTCGAGCGCGTCCACGCCGACGCCTTGTTCGGCAAGATCAAGGGCGTACAAGCCATGCTGCAGGCCCGCCTGGGCATAAGCGGCGCGCTCAAGCGGCGCCCCGGCGAACAAGATGGTCTGCAGACCTGGATGGAAATCTACAACGACATCCCCCCTTCCGCTGCCCCGGAATTCACCCAGACCCTGGCGCGCGCCCTGGACGACTCGGGCGCCCGCGTGCTCATCAGCGGAGAGCGTCATGTCGAACAGTTCGAGGATGTTGCGCCATGTGCCTGATCATCTTCGCCTGGAAAGTCATCCCCGGCATGCCGCTGATCCTGGCGGCCAATCGCGACGAGTTCTACGCCCGCCCGGCGGCCCAGGCCGACTGGTGGAGCGACCATCCGCAGATCTATGCGGGCCGCGACCTGCAAGGCGGCGGCACCTGGCTGGGGGTGACCCGTGAGGGCCGCTTTGCGGCGCTGACCAATGTGCGCGCCCCCTCGGAACGGCGCACGGACGCGCCCACCCGGGGCCAACTGGTGGCCGACTACCTGGCCGGCGACATGGATCCGCAGGCTTACCTGCGCCAGATCGAAGGCGATGCACAGCGCTACAACGGTTTCAACCTGCTGCTGGGCAATCGCGACACGATGCTATGGTATTCCAACCGGGGCCAGCAAGACCCGCGCAACGGCCAGCCGCTGGAGTACGGTGTCTACGGCGTCTCCAATGCCCTGCTGGACACGCCCTGGCCCAAGCTCACCCGCGCCAAGGCGCAGTTTGCCAGCCTGCTCTGCCAGGGCGCGCCGGAAGAAACCTTCTTCGAGATGCTGACCGACGGCACCCGCGCCAACGACTGCCGCCTGCCCGATACCGGCGTGGGACTGGAAAAGGAGCGCATGCTTTCTCCCATCTTCATCCGTTCACCGGACTATGGCACCCGCTGCTCCTCGGTCCTGCGCGTGCCCATCGTCGGCGAACCGGTGCTGACCGAGCATGTGGTTGATCCCATGGCAATGCAATATAGCGGCGAGCCAGCCACGGACAAGGCCTGCAAGATCCCTTGCAAACCGCGCGTGCACGAAGCTTCACCTGACGATGGCCTGCAGGATGGGAGCGTGCGCCCAGCTTGATCGAGCGGCTTCATATCCACGCGCATGAAATAATCTGGATGAATATCTGATATACGGAAGATAAATTGGATGAATTTGGTGCGCAGCAGTAAAGTAACACCTGTCTCCTCCAATTTCCTCCTAAAGAATTGGATTCAAGCCCACACCGCAAGGTCGTGGGCTTTTTTTTGCCCGTCGCCGGGATGGGCAAACCAGCCCCTCCCGGTGGAGATCAGCGCAACTT includes:
- a CDS encoding folate-binding protein; this translates as MTEMTSPSSGWHDFLAQQGAQFDAESADVTGFGPTAPAPQSLASFMAPLTTLGLIAATGEDAASFLHGQLTNDVQKLDTSAARLAGYCSPKGRLLATFLMWRDEQAIWLQLPRSLQASVQKRLQMFVLRAKAKLADAGAERAVLGLVGPATANALAEWFPVLPAAPYDKIDNSHGTLIRLADAVESPRYQWIAAPDTLMAAWPRLAQHLTPAAGTAWRLSEIRAGVPGIVAATQEQFVPQMVNFELIGGVNFKKGCYPGQEIVARSQYLGKLKRRTLLATIASAAARAGQEVFAAADPGQPCGMVVNAEALDEGHALALVEMKLAAAEDAVHLGAADGPALHFHALPYELADPQ
- a CDS encoding NRDE family protein, yielding MCLIIFAWKVIPGMPLILAANRDEFYARPAAQADWWSDHPQIYAGRDLQGGGTWLGVTREGRFAALTNVRAPSERRTDAPTRGQLVADYLAGDMDPQAYLRQIEGDAQRYNGFNLLLGNRDTMLWYSNRGQQDPRNGQPLEYGVYGVSNALLDTPWPKLTRAKAQFASLLCQGAPEETFFEMLTDGTRANDCRLPDTGVGLEKERMLSPIFIRSPDYGTRCSSVLRVPIVGEPVLTEHVVDPMAMQYSGEPATDKACKIPCKPRVHEASPDDGLQDGSVRPA
- the mltG gene encoding endolytic transglycosylase MltG, which encodes MKKLLATLFVLAALVVAAGVYWSKQPIVPSEGQVIAFTITPGAGVSGAAQQIAAAGVPVNPDLFALYARLSGDGARIKAGSYEIKPGYTPQRLLLQLVRGEFAQEALTIIEGWTFKQMRKAIADQPSLKHDTSSWTDQQILAKLTSEYTYPEGLFFPDTYLFAKGASDMQVYKQAFALMSKKLNEAWARRDLSLPYRTPYEALIMASIVEKETGQKSERGMVAGVFVNRLRTGMLLQTDPTVIYGMGDRYQGKIRKVDLLTDTPYNTYTRAGLPPTPIALPGAASLAAALNPDKTEALYFVARGDGTSHFSSNLTEHNQAVNRYQR
- the tmk gene encoding dTMP kinase; its protein translation is MASGKFITFEGIDGAGKSTHIPFVTELLRARGLSVVATREPGGTDLGERLRELVLHHKMHLETEALLMFASRREHLAQVIEPALARGDWVISDRFTDATFAYQGGGRKLALDKLDSLEQWVHPHLQPDLTLLFDVPLEVARARLDAERTLDKFEQEKADFFANTRAEYLRRAAQFPQRFRLIDSTRPIAVIQEELRAIVAAL
- a CDS encoding DUF4936 family protein yields the protein MDLYIYYRVERVHADALFGKIKGVQAMLQARLGISGALKRRPGEQDGLQTWMEIYNDIPPSAAPEFTQTLARALDDSGARVLISGERHVEQFEDVAPCA